In Candidatus Zixiibacteriota bacterium, the genomic window CAGCCTGCGTCTCAGTTCAGCAACCGCCTGGCGCCGGAACGAGCGAATTCCCCGTGGCGACGGGTGCAGCGAGTTGATTGACGCTGACGCGCTGAAGGGCAGACTGACAGTGCGGACGATGCGGGCCGGCGACCGGTTTCGGCCGCTGGGTCTGAACGGCGATAAGAAGCTGTCGGATTTCTTCATCGATCGCAAGGTTGACCGACCGGTGCGCGAGGAGATTCCACTGCTGCTGGCGGGGCGAAAGATCATCTGGGTGATCGGCCAGGCTCTGGCGGATGAAGTGAAAGTGACCGATAAAACTGAGAGAGTGATCAAGTTGGAGGTCGCAAGTTATCGAGGCCTTTGATATCGGACGCAAACACAAAATCCTTATCAGCGAAGAGCAGCTGCAGCGCCGCATCCAGGAGTTGGCCGCTGAGATTACGCGTGATTACGGCGGGAAGAATCCGGTGATCCTGGGGACGCTCAAGGGGAGCTTTGTTTTTCTGGCGAGCCTGATCCTGAAGTTAGACTTTGATCTGCAGGTGGACTTTATTTCCGCGCGCTCTTACGGCAGTTCCGATACAACCTCCGGCGTGGTCGACCTCTTCAAGTATCTCTCGGTAGACATTCGCGACCGGCACATTTTGTTGGTGGAGGACATTGTCGATTCCGGCTTGACGCTGCGTATCCTGCTTGAGGATTTTGGGTTAGCTAAACCGCGGTCGATT contains:
- the hpt gene encoding hypoxanthine phosphoribosyltransferase, with protein sequence MEAFDIGRKHKILISEEQLQRRIQELAAEITRDYGGKNPVILGTLKGSFVFLASLILKLDFDLQVDFISARSYGSSDTTSGVVDLFKYLSVDIRDRHILLVEDIVDSGLTLRILLEDFGLAKPRSIDVITLLNKTANRKVEVPIRYVGFDIESDFVVGFGLDYGEKYRNLPYIAVLNRESGREKS